TTTAGGCTGCGGTGGGCCTATAGGTTTGAACAATGCAGCCTCTGACCTGACTCCAACACATATGTTAACATCTCCTGCTGCCACCAGGGAGCCTCCTCCACCTTTCCCTGCCTGTACCATCCTCCTCACGCAGGGCAGCTCCATCACACTCTCTGTTGTAAGGGACGACTCCCATTTGTCACTGTAGTTCTTCTGACTGCGGGCCAGATGCAGTGCGCTCTCTGCATAGTTGTTAAGCCCTGTGTTGGGGTCATCCGAGTCCAGCACTGCAGCGTAGCGCTCCGAGTAGGTCCTGAGCAGGCCGGCCATGTCGGCCTGAGAGAGCTGGGAGCTTGCCCATGCATACTGAATGGAAAGGACGTGGGCCCGGTAGGCATCGGCCGTCTGTTCAGGTGTACAGTTGCCAGATGAAATGTCAAAGGACCTCCTCTGCCATTCGTCCAGGTGTGCTCCACTCATGCCTGGCCTGCTCCAGTCTGAGGAAGGAGAGGGGACAAAGgttattaaaaatacatgacaTCAGTTAAAGCCCAGGTCCACATCACCCCTgacccaaacaaacaaagttgcATCTCATTACATTCTGTGATACGCACTGGCACATAATACAGGAACCCCAATAATCCTGTGCCTCACAAGAACAGAATAAAAAAGCCTGGTTTTTAAACTGAtgaagcagcagaggctgaGACTTCCTGACTTTAGACAGCATGGCTTAAGTTTCAAAAACCTTTCATCCAACTCAATAACATCCCAACCGTATCTCTGTGTTAAGACCCTCCCATGCCCATATCTTTCACCCAATTTTTAAAGCATTCTTTGTTAGTCGCCATACCCCCAGCTGAGATGACCTCTAAACATAAAGGGTTGCTTTCTCAGTCTTGATAAAGCTCtttcagagcaacagatagcaacacacaactgttttccCTTAGTAGCTAGCTACATTGAATATTAGGTGACAATTTGTTAAACTGGTCAAACGCCCCTTTAACGACATGCAACTACGCTAAATATCTAATTTGAGCCAGCCGTACTGGAGGGACGTTCACTAACAAAGCTAAGTGTTGTATAACTTTAGGTCATTCATTTAGCTAACTGACAGGGACACCTAGCTTAGTCTCCATGACATGCAGTTATAAAGAGTCAACTCGTTCTAGTTTACAGACTAACAATACAGGCGTAAGTGTTCACTGAAAATacaccacaaacacaacaagCCACAATACTAAGAATGAGGCACGACACTTACTATTAGAGATATCTTCTGCTattatgacaaaacaaataggTGCTACACGAAGGgtacacacacaagttttaaaatATCAACTTGTGTAATTTTACTCATTGCTTAGTTGTTCCCGCCACGGGTTACTTCGCCAGCAGTACGTCTTACGGCCACGTTCCAATTCGttcatgaaaaaacataaattagaCTTTCAGCATCGGTTCACCTAACGTAGGAATCCAGCCAAAACTAACTACACGTTCGTTCTAAATCAATTGAGAAAACGTCGACCTTTGTGAAAAATATAAGAAGAATAAAGAGCCAAGCTAAAGCCATTAACTCATTTGAAAATATCGGAACGGGACCTATAACTTGTCACAACTAGGGAGTGCTCCATTTATCCCCCAGGTTCGCCCAGAGAGTGGTAACGATCTGTTGATATGTTATGCCGCTATATCAGTTCCCACGTAAAGCTTTCTGATTCGTGTTAATCAATTATTATCTACTATGTAGTTTTACCTAGAGTGAAAACAGTTGCCTTGAGTTTTAAGAACTATTTTCTCCGGattgtggatttaaaaacagGATCCTACCTTCTAACTTGAGGTCTACATCGCCATCTTGTGGCCACTGGCCATAACATaacctacacaaacacaaattagaTCGTCGCTTTATCGTGTTGCATCCTGGGAAATGCAGTTAAAGCGTTTTTGAAATTTTATTCTGAGAACTAATTTCCGAAAAAATATACTATTAAAGAAAGGACACTTTAACATAAATTGCATTCCATGTTGCATTATTTTACGtttattaagtaaaataaacaataaaatataaagtactCTTGAATTAGTGTAAGTGTAAACTACACTAACCACAACagtggagtttttttgtttatgctgTCGACGCTGGATGACAGCGACGGCTGAGGTTCAGATCATACGCCGCCGTGGGAAATAAGATACGTTTGCGATATGTAGCCAACTAACGTTAGGTAGTTAGTTCACTTTTTGcactatttattattaaagtatttGACTTTGAGGAGAGGTCACTGGAAAAGTTTCCTGAATAGCTCTTCATAGCGGTAGCAGCCCGTTAGCTGAAGCTAAACCAGAGACGGAATCTTAATTAATCCAGACGGGACCAAGCCCAGGAGCCGGGTAGCAGCAGGCAGTCACACCCTTGTCTGGGGTTAGTGAAGGACCCCTTCATGCGTAGCAAGCTTACATTTCTATCCGTCACACGTTAAGATGTTTTATGCAACTAGATATTAGCCTCAGGCTGAATTTGGAGCTTCGGACCAATATTGTGAGTTAACTGGGAAGTGTGGACTGGATATGACTGACTCATCATCATGGCACGGGCAGAGGAGATAACCCTGAACGGTCTGTCTGCTGCAGAGCCAACCAGACAGTCTCATGACTAGCAAGACAGCTAGCTAAGCTACACATTCGAACGTTTCTATTATATATTTCCCCACGCAGTGGACGTGCCGTTATGAATACCCCGGTGTACACATTTGTTTCCCGTGACGACAACAGCACGGTTTATGCAGAAGTTTCCAAAATCCTCCTCTCAACTGGACAATGGAAGAGGCTGAAAAAAGACAATCCCAGATTCAACTTAATGCTCGGTGAACGGAACAGACTGCCCTTTGGACGTCTGggtaaatatgtttttctaatatgatgtttttttgaatgaagGGTTTTTGCTATATTTGGTGTCCACCCACTCAGGATGAGGCAGCTGCTGTGACTGCgcacagctctctctctctctctctctctctctctctctctctctctctctctctctctctctctctctctctctcatgtagATCTGAGTGTACAGATGTTTAAATGCATTCTCTATTGGATTTTACAGGCCATGAACCAGGATTGGTTCAGCTGGTGAATTACTACAGAGGAGCAGACAAGCTCTGCAGAAAGGCGTCGTTGGTCAAgtgtgtatctgtcttttttaaatgataaatatgCATATTGTGCTGTTACTAATGTGCTTTTGTGCAAATGAATTATTCAAAGGCAGTCACATTAGCTGACCACTTCCCTTCTTTACCATTAGGCTAATAAAGACCAGCCCGGAGCTGTGCGACTCCAGTAACTGGTTTCCAGAATCCTACATCATCTATCCTACCAACCTGAACACCCCTGTTGCTCCAGCTACGAATGGCATTAGTCATCTGAAGAACAATCCCAAGACGGATGAGCGAGAGGTTTTCTTGGCCTCCTATCActctaaaaaagaaagtggGGAGGGCACAGTGTGGATAGCCAAGTCTTCTTCCGGCGCTAAGGGTAAAAACTATTATCCACGTTTAATTGGTTTAAATTACacatgtcaaactcaaggccctcaccatatatccatccatccatccatcttcatccgcttatccggtatcgggtcgcgggggcagcagctccagcaggggaccccaaacaaaaacaaatctgttttttcATACTGTAATCGCGGAGCACTGCCGTGCAGAatttcacaaataggctgaCTTTGAGAGTTAGAATTCCCCACAGAAAcagagagttaaaaaaaaaaatcataataataatccgGCTGAGAAACAGGTAGTTGTGATTCAGCTGGGTTTGTTTTTCATGACTTGCTAAATTCCACGATGGCTAAGAAACgttttgctgacttttttagGGTTTTATGTCGACCAAACTGTTTGGAAGAAAGCCATTTGAGACATGTAATGatacaaagttatttaaaaacatgtcaataaactCGACATGTCTGGCCCTTACTGTGATCGTCATTTacagtgtggcccttagtgaaaTTGAGTTTTGCGTCCCTGGTTTAAATCCAAGACACAAGTACGCTTTAATCAGACCTTTTTTCCTTCAGTGTCTTCTTAAACTTTATCACCGGGAATCAAATAGATTCCATACCCTTTCTGAGCTATTTGCTCTGCATGTGACCTCCTTATGTGACCTACTACTTGTATTGTTTACAGTTTCATATTGTGGTAAGTGGCAGCtttacatatgtttttattGCAACAGGTGCTGGGATTTTGATATCCCATGATGCTAATCAGCTGCTGGAGTACATTGATAATCAGGGACAGGTTCATGTTATCCAGAAGTACCTGGAGAGACCTCTGCTTCTGGAGCCGGGACATCGGAAGTTTGACATCAGGTAAGTCTTTTTTATGTTAGCCTGACAGTGAATGTGCTAGTCCGTCTGGACTTTGTAACTGAGGCTGATGTGGGTTCTGTTCTTCCATCGCTAGGAGCTGGGTGCTAGTGGACCATAACTACAACATCTATTTATACCGGGAGGGTGTGCTGCGGACGTCCTCAGAACCCTACAACAGCTCGGACCTGCAGGACATGACCAGCCACCTGACCAACCACTGCATCCAGAAGGAGCACTCCCAGAACTACGGACGATACGAGGAAGGGAACGAGATCTTCTTTGATGAGTTCAGGCTGTACCTGCTGAACACTCACAACGTCACCCTGGAGACCAACATACTACCTCAGATCAAGCACATCATAAAGTAGGTccttcttgtttttattgtaattattgGATCTCATTTACTACAAAGCACCGATTAGCTTTTACACGTAACATTGAAAgttgaaatacataaaaacataatttttttgtgttaaagctacagtagggagttctgagaaaacgtggacttagcctaaaaattcgaacaagcacacctaacaagtccctcccccttgctctctgctgcgctacaggcccccccccccccccccccccccccccccccccccccccccccccccccccccccccccccccccccccccccccccacagcagagCCTGCCGTGAACGCGCACGCTAGTAAGCAGGGCCCCCGATGCTTTCCACATCGTCATGGTAAATACAGGGCATTTATTCTGAGTGCCGTATagcttatgtaaaaaaaattgcttatttaaaatatttgttaaatgttttgtacattttttcaataaaggggtttaaatatatttatgtaatcACTCATTTGTGAGTACAAAAGTAGcactttacacagtacattactgaattacctttGGGATCAATTTAAAACCGtaaactttcagtaggaatgatAAATCAGTGAGGAAGTTCAATAAGccaaggaataacaacatcttagaaatatgtCTTAGATTTTGTTAGCATATGGGTACAATAAgtcagctttttttgcaaagtactcctgcacaaggaaatactgaacattttgagtTGGACTGTAAGACGATTCCTTCACATGCCTCTGTGTCTGGgccatgtctgacctgttgaagga
This portion of the Etheostoma cragini isolate CJK2018 chromosome 17, CSU_Ecrag_1.0, whole genome shotgun sequence genome encodes:
- the ttl gene encoding tubulin--tyrosine ligase — translated: MNTPVYTFVSRDDNSTVYAEVSKILLSTGQWKRLKKDNPRFNLMLGERNRLPFGRLGHEPGLVQLVNYYRGADKLCRKASLVKLIKTSPELCDSSNWFPESYIIYPTNLNTPVAPATNGISHLKNNPKTDEREVFLASYHSKKESGEGTVWIAKSSSGAKGAGILISHDANQLLEYIDNQGQVHVIQKYLERPLLLEPGHRKFDIRSWVLVDHNYNIYLYREGVLRTSSEPYNSSDLQDMTSHLTNHCIQKEHSQNYGRYEEGNEIFFDEFRLYLLNTHNVTLETNILPQIKHIIKSCLMCIEPSISTKHLSYQSFQLFGFDFMVDESFKVWLIEINGAPACAQKLYSELCQGIVDVAVSSLFTMNSSGDCPSASSSPYSSSPSSTFTTNSCSSPKLRGPLHVGPFTRL